The Drosophila subobscura isolate 14011-0131.10 chromosome A, UCBerk_Dsub_1.0, whole genome shotgun sequence genome includes the window CATGGCCCACTGTGCACACAAACGGcatttgcctgctgctctgcctgcctaGCACTGCGCTTTGTTTGtgctttcttcttcttctttccTACGCTTTCCCGTTTCTGGGAGTAGCGCGCTGCTCTGCCCGCAGTCGCTCTTTCCTCTGCCGACGCTACTGCGCCTTgcgctttgtgtttgtgtattccCTTTCGCCCTATGTTGATTCTGCTGCCGCTCAGCTGGTGCTGTTCTGTATGCAGAACAGTTGCATTTGTCGCACATTTGCGTTTCCGTTTGATTTGGCTGCTTTATGATAGAGGGGGCAGCAATTGGATTTTCAcgccccaaaaacaaaagaaattctGGAGCGTGGTACTTCCCcatccccagccacagccacaacccaTTCTTCATAAACAACACCAACTGTTGGTGGCCGAAAGGGAGGCAGAGGAATCacgcctgcccctgccctcccctcttttggttttaattgcGTCAAATTGTTGAGTTCTCTCGCTATTCTCTCTTTGCTTAGAGTCTCCTTGCCTTTCGACCGACGTCTATCGCTTTCACAATGCATTGCTTTGTTTACACTCAATGGCCGAAATGTGgcgaaaaataaacacacacacacatattcccTCTCTTCTACACACAAAAGTGTTCGATTGCCCAAAAAtgagtggaatggagtggttgtactgcaggaggaggaggggtgGAGAGGGAGGCTGTCGTGACAATGGAATCTCAACAATTTCGTTCTATCTCCGTGtgtttctctgtctgtttttctcgctctatctctctgcgcttggcaaacaaatttgaatgtgTATTGCTCTCATTTTCGCTTGCTATACCATTTCCCCCTTTTGTGATCCACAGAAATCGTAATTCCCTTCACACTTACCCACACATGTGTACCCAATTCCTGGATATGGAAGTACTATTATGGAAATCCCTGGATGAGcggtttttattgttgctacTTGGTGAGAGAGTAGGGGATAAGAGCAGCCACAAGCACTCCAATTCTCGAGAGAGCGAAATAAAGCCATCAGCAGTGATGGAAAGTGTCACCAAATGATTTCCAGACTTGGAGCAGTCGTCTACAGGGGAATGGTAGAAGCAAGAACGGGTGGGAGAAAGCAAGAGAAAAGGAAGGAATGAAGAAAAACAAGAGAGGGAATTACACCGGCGAGGAAGATATTTCATCTTCATGCAGGAGTAGCAGCGGAAGAAGAGCAAGGTCACCGGATATTGAAAAAAGAGACATAGGAAACAGAGGGAGGCAGTAGCCGAATCAAAAGGATAATCAGAAAAAGGATGAGCAAGGCAAACCAgtgaagaaagaaagaaaaccatCAAAGAGAACATTGTGAAATTTCAGTCAGCAATTCGAACTGGAACAGCAACAAGTACTACGAAATGTTCGAtgggacacaggacacactcAAGGGAAGACAGATAGAGCTTACTCAGAAACTATTTCAGTTTTAGACTATTTTTTATTGCCGTTTCCATCAATCGAATGTTCGAAAATGCAACTCGTAAATGTAAATACAGAAACGGAACAGGAACCAACCAAAAAGTAAGCGATAAACGGACCAacgaatttttcatttcacattttttagTTCCTCATTTGATGTTTTCTAATTCTGTCGCTGTCATTGGCCATCTAATGACCATCTAAATTCCATAGATTTTATCGCATTATTTTATGAGATTGGTATTTATTGtaaattgtttcaattttagTTTATCAGCGACTACAGGCAGTCAGAAGGATCAGTGTAGAATTTTGATCTAAAGATTTATCCCCTCGCTATCATTCAGAAATCTGCTTTCCGACGCTGATTGGGGGTGATGGTTGTTCTTTCTCCTAAACATTTCTACTATCAATCGCTCAGCCCCCTCCCCAACACTCGTAAACCCTTACTATCGATGTTGTCTTTACTCATTTTTTATGATGTACGAGGAGCATGTACGCGTATGTATCTCAAATGTTTTGTCGTTGATTTTATGAGCATTTAATGGCGagccagcaacaagaacaagccataaaaaaggagagtggagtgaagtgtgTGGAGGGCGGGTGTGTTCTGCGGGGGGTAGGGGGTTGCCAGTGCGGTGGTGGCATTTCAGTGTCATCTGTTGGCCCTCTTCTATGCTTGCTTTTTGGCTCCAGCGCTGCGGCTTctctttggctgcattttcGGTACAATGCACACACCTTTCGCTCAGGCCCAGGCCAcaccatgtgtgtgtttgtgtgtgtttgctctttgATTCCGGAATCAATCGCTTTGAGTGATTGTTGTTTCtgtatttgctgttgttgttggtggagTTGTTGTCTGTGTAAACAAGTGACATCTGGTCGTTGGCGTGCCCCTTtccatgtctctctctctccccccagCCATGGCGCTGACGCTGACAGCGGAGTTTGACGGATGAAGAGTGCAGTGCGCTACCGCCAATGCTTTGGGCTGGGATTTGTATCTAGCAATGCCtccaatatgtacatatacacagcaatgtacatacatatgtatgtttatagaTAAAGTATTCTATATCTGAtggaaacaaattaaattgaaagcttaaaacttttacttttacattGAATTTTTGCTTATTGTGGGTTTTTTGCTAGCCAAATTGTTCGACAAAATTCTTATTTACTGTAATATGTTtttgacagcaacaaaactgCTGGATTGTAGATTTATCTAATACGTAGCGCTCTTCAGGCTTCATCTATTAGCTTCGTTTATATGCATCAagcttatacatatattcagcTTTCCTTTGGTTATATactacatgtacatatatctatacatacatacatatctatgccTGTATCTCTAggttttctttggctttgtgtctatgccttttcttttctgttttcgtgGTACAATCAATCGCCAGTGTCTGGCGCCTTATCAACacaatctgcagcagcagccgcagcagcattccGCGCAGGAATATGAAGACCAAAGCGCTGTGGTAGGGGTGTGGGTCAGGAggaggcaagaggcaggagtcgcgggcaacaacaatgcgtAGCGCatcagaaatatttaattaaatgcttaatTGCGCCTGCCATGCCATAAATtcatcaaatgcaatttaagaCCGCGCACACGACGCAGCCACACAGATACCCCCCGTACCCCACCAAaatatacacagatacactctCGCTCGCATACACTGATACTTGTGTatcttctctctcttgtgcAATTGCAACGTGAAGAGTGGCGATGCTTAAGCTGTTTTCTTGTGGGCCATAACTCTCTACTCCCCTTACCGATCCCTTTCGATGGCGGCTTTTTCTTGGATCTTTAATCCCTGGGAGATACAAAGACACATAGATCGGAGATGGTCAACCATTTCTACTGAGTCTTCTCTATATCCATCTCAAAGGAAGACAATGGAATGCTTTCTTTCTATCCATAAATTCGATTAATATTGGAAATCGATCGATCTGCCATTTCCTGCAACACTTTTCCCTCGAGTATCCGATCCGctggcaaataaatcttttTGTGGGGGTCCTCAGATCAGATATATCACCGTCTCACAAAACAGTTGGAaaatgagaatgaaaatggaaacggAAAGCGAGCaattacttttaattgaaactgtCAAACAAGAAGCTtctacacagatacagatacaaagatacttGAATACTTggatacaacaacaaaaacaaaatgaaaagaagaaaagctAAAGACGAGCACTTTGAGGGCCGCCGCGGCCGTCCGTGCCCACCTTGAGCGGAAATGCGATAACCCTGAATGGGTGAGGAAGCGGGTggcggggacggggacggggccCCAGAAGGAAATCGGAAAATGGGAACGCACATGCTTGGAGGGAAAAAGATGTTCCATTCAAATAGGAAAATAGGAGGGGCAAGGcggaaaatatagaaataggAAATACTTACCGGATAACATGGGCGCCAATGCAATTCCGTTGCTCTCGGactgcggatgctgctgcagttgttgcggatgtggatgtggatgcggatgatgatgatgatggagctcctgctcctgcttgagGGCCGAGGACTTGCCGGGCACGCAGCCCCCGATGGGCTTCTTTGATTTCcacaatttcattattttctgaTCAGTTCTGATCGGGACCAGTATTTGGGGTATTtaaatctctctctgtgggatTTTCAGGTGCTCCCTAGGATGTCAGAATACCATCCAAGAACCGTCTGCCCTGGCAGAACCGAATCTGCACAAGattcaaaaacattttcacacaaaaaccgttgcaaaacagcaaaaaaaaatgtaatgaaaaatTCAGAGCACACTCGAAATGGGCGACGGTGGTGGGACAGGCAGGGGAAAAGCGCGCGGTTCgatttttaattcaatttcaattcaaatttcgaAATTCCATTCGAGGCAgacgacagagacagaacagaacacaccGCGATGCGCGCACATTTTTGAATGGTCGAGGAACGAATGGAGGAGTCAGCAACAAAGCGAAAATGCGATCTTGCGCCagctctcgctccctctctctcgctatctaTTCGCAGCGCAGGcgcatgctctctctctgaagGTCTGTCTAAACggggcggcaacagcagcctggCAACGCACAGTGACGAGGTGGTTCAGATATGTATTTGGACTCTGCTGCAACGAAACTAAGCAACACACATCATgcattcaaaatcaaaatcaactTCCATATTTGAATGAAATCATTGTCAGTGCTTCCTACAGAGTGCTGCTTGCCAAGCGATACAAATGCTGTCTGCAGCCAGTCCGTTTAGACAAGCCTTAAGAATGTTCTTGCGCTCTCTTGTGCGTAAGTGGTGAGCGCGGCCGCTGACTCACTCACACTTGAGCCCCAGCTAAACGAGAGAGCAGAAGCTCCGACCCCTTTGCGagaaatttaagtttttataATACAAAACTTAAAACGAGACTGGTAAAAGTAAAATTTAACACAAATTTCGTTATTAACATAAATCAATAATGCTGCCGATTCATTCAGAACAAATGCCACTCAATAGCTTCTGCCTCGTTTAGCCAGTACTGAACGCTCTCACATGTGCTTGTgcgttggtgttgttgttgcttctgtttttggtgGAGTTGCAGGAGAGGAAACGTACACTCGCGGCGTTTGCATGAGAGCTGGCCATTGGGGAAAAGCACTCAAATCAGTGCCTGCCACTCTAAACCCTCCCTCCTTTTATCCATTCGTTGGTGTTATGATGGAAGTGCATGACAatcagctgatgatgatgatgattatgggTGATGAAAATGGGCCTGGGTTTGGCCCCTACTGTCCACGAATGACCTTTGTGTGTATGCGCGCTCCGCCGGTCAAAACCGATGTCGCAAAATTTGCTAATTAGTCACGAAGCGGCGTAAATGGGCAGAGGGAGACACAAACAGGCCCAAAATTGGACAGCACGCGAGCGGATTaggaaacagaagaagaaacagaaagaagaacatctgctctgctctgctgccgccTAATACATTGAGAGTTACTTTTCGTAACTTTACGCTACCTCGTAGaagcaacagttgcagttacagttacagttataCAATGTAGGTTGTTCTGCTCGCGTGAGTGCAGTGACCAGCACTGTTTACAGTATCTTCCAAAATGTGTGTCGCCGATCAATCAGTAAATATTAAAAGCGAATTCCTCCACAGCAGATGGTACGCACAAAAAGCTTTCTTCGAGGTTATTGACACAGAGATggtttttcaataaatttcctTGGCCCCCGTAAATCTCATTCCAACAGAGAGTACAAATGTTGCCACCTTTAAGGTTAAGGCTGCAGATTTATGGATGATTCCGTAAATTCTACCAGGAATACTAAGACGTGCCCATATTGGGATAAGCCTACCCTAGCTCCTGCCCTACACCGCACTCCCCTTCACAGATACCCATGGCcaatacaaatgtatttttatgccTCCCTCTGCCTTCGCTCTTTCGTGTTAAATGCTTTTCTCATCTCTTTCTTTCAATGGACACAGTGGGAtggaggagtggcaggagtGGTGCTCCCCATATAATGTCTTTAATGACCTCGACTAATGATCGAAGCTGATTGATTCAGCAGCCCCCGTCCAAGGCACTCACCAAGTTTGTCTGCGTTATTTTTGGCCCCAAGTCCTCAGCCAAAGGTGTCACTGCAGGCAGACATAGGCtacaaagagagtgagaggaagaaaaagaaagagcggaagagagagatTGATTGTTCATATGGGAATATTGgctgaaatataaatacatttaattacatacatacatacccacataaatatatgtacattccgATTGCTTCCCATAGTATACGTTCAGGCTGTACGGAATTATTGATCTGATAATTCTAATGGTAACACacatatttcatttcacttttctcATTAAGACACCCACCGTACGCATTCTTTTACAAACGCCAAGTAACTGTTTCGCGAATACCATGGAAACCAAGCTGCCAGCACACTAGTTGTTTCTGTCTCTCATTCGCGAAGCTGCGGTAAGGCAGATTAACAGTTAAGCGCACGGCAGAACAGACCGAAAAGAGAGGAGCAAAGTAaaagtaatttgcatttttgtagtccattcgtgtgtgttttcggGATCATTGATCAGATCTCATGTGAAATATGTTCGCACCTGGCGTGTGCTTAGTTTTTGTGAGTGTTTTCCTAGTTTTTCCGGTGAATGGCGCCGCTCCACCGCTCTCAGTGAACGTTCATGGAGAtactgctggtgctggggcttcCTCGTTGCTTCCCAGTGCGTGTCGCGGCACTGTGAATGGCAGCGTGGAGATCCGTCTGCCGTTTATGGACATGGAGCTGCGCCACGAGCATCCGCTCTATTTGCTGCGCGAACCCATCGaggatgtgctgctggtgctgcacgGCCACGAGCTCTTTCAGCTGCACGTGGCCAGCGGGGACAAGCGTCTGGTGCGCCTGGGCGAGTTGGCAGGACGCGTGCGGTCGATGCCCGCTGCGTCTCTGGGCGCCGAGGTGGTGGCCTGGCGccagttcctgctgctggccatcgtGCTGCCCGAGACACTGGAGGTTTACCAGCTGCCCAAGGAGCAGCTCATGGCCGATGGCACACAGCTGAGCTTTGAGCCCATTCAGGAGTTCTCGCTGTCACAAGGCTTCCAGCAGATGCACCTGCTCAGGCATCCGGCGCCGGagaaggtgctgctgctgctggcttccAACTACACGAAATCCCAAGGGCGGATTCAGTGAGTGTTCCAGAGATACCTACAAACGCGCTCAGTAATGCATTTTCCCCTAATCGTCTTATTGCAGAACCTTCGAGTGGCTGGACACGTACTTCAATCCCGTGGAAGATTTAGTCCTGCCCGCCATCCGCACGCTCCAGCTGGTGGGGCAACAGCCGCTGTACATCCTCACCGGCCGTTCCCTACGCGGCTCCCACTCCAAGGTGAGTGTCGAACGAAACCCAGTGACTGTCAGtaaaccatttccatttgcagttGGTGCTCACCGTTTTCGAGCTGGACTCGGCCACGATGCGCCTGCGAACACGTCAGACCCTAACCACTCAGGCCCGGCATGTGCTGGCTTTCCGTTTTCGCGAACGCAATTGCTTCATTGCGTGCACCTCCAATGCGACTGCCAGTGCTGGCGTTGCctcccctgcctgcctgttctTCCGCATGGTCGAGGGACAGTTTGTGGTGTACCGCAAGCACGTGCAGCGGGATTTGTACTTCTCCCGCCTGGCGGTGGCCCAGCAGGGTCGTCTCCTGATCGGCGCACGCTCCAACGGCGAAGTGCTCGTCTTCAATAGCCCGCGGCTGGACTGCTACAATGGATTTGTTATGCGTGGAGACGGGAATGTCCAGCCGAGCGGCTTGCTCAGCCATCACAACGCGCTGAACGAGAGCTTCCTGTTGCTGGCCTACCGTCGATCGTCGAGCGATCTGGTGCGCATGGTGCAGCTCGGTGGAGATccgcaactgcagcagccgcagcagcaggggcaggagcggCAGGCGACCAGCAACCAAGTGGGCGGAGAGGACTTGAGCGTCGTGCAGCTGCATCGCCACGAGTTCGAGGATACCCTATCGAGCCTAAGGGGCCTTCTGTTGCGGCGCAAAGCTTCCATGGAAGAGCTAAGTCGCTGGCAGAAGCTGCTCCAACATCACTCATCGATCCACATGCAGAAACCCTTTCATTTGATGGCAAAAGGACGCATCCAAAGGCTACAGCTGCAGGGCAGTCATCTGCTTAGTCCCACACAGCTTAAGCAGCGtctggaggagctgcgtgCACGATTCGTAGCCATACCCATACGCCACAGTCGTAGCCGTGTGCCGCGTTCCTTTGGGGCGGGCAATGCCAGCGATGCCATTGAGCTGCTGAAGGTGAAGCGATTAAAAGTCAAGAATCTACTCTACCAGGGCCAGTTGCTGGCAGGTAAGTGCCACGGCAATCGCTTCTGTTTAGGCACTTTTCCATCTGTTTCCCTATAGGCCACACATTGGACGCGTCTCTGTTGACCATCAGGGAACCCTTGCGGACCAAGGCGTTGCACACAGAGCAGCTGCTCACGCCGCAGGACTACCAGAATGGGCAGCAAACGGTCGCCCCATCGAGTGGAACCCAATCACCCAAGGCGGATGTGTGGGTGCGCCATTTGCTTGTGGATCGAATCAATGGTGTGTCCTGGTTTGAGTTCTACGACTCGCTGTTCCTGCGTTCCCGCGACGATCGGCTGGAGGGACGCGTCATCTTTCAGTCGCGGTCGCGTGTGGTGAACCTGCAGGCGACACTGCTCAATGGCCTGGTGGTGGCGCAGCTGTTCAATCTGCGTCGCCATCAGGTGATTAGCTCCAACTTGGTCATGTCCGCCTTCTATGTGTCCCGCCTGGAGGCGGGGCGAGTGAATGGCCTGGACTTTGCCCGTGACATCGTCTTTCGTGGCGGCAACACAACGTGGATAAAGAGTGAGTGGATGCCCAGAGCTCTTTGAAATGTACCCTTTCAATCTTTGTCTTTCCCCCAGCGCCTGTGCGCATCAATCAGATGAGCGTCTCGGGGGATATCCTGGTGGGCAAGCAGCcgagagacagcagcagacagatgCAGTCGGACAGCCATCGCCTGCAGCAATACTACACGGGCAGGGTGACCATCAAGGGCTCCCTGACGTTGAACAATGTGAAGAGGGATACGCCGCGGTCGCGCCTACAGCTGGCCACGGGCCAATCGCTGCTCAAGAAGGATCTCCACTCGCACTACCTGCTCGCCCACGGTGCGCAGAACGTCAGCCAGCTGCGATTTGGCAATGCCAAAGTGACGACACCCTCGCTGGCCACCAGCCGCATACAGGGCCACCCAGTGGCGGAGCATCTGCTGACCAGGGGCAGCCAGAGGGGTGAGGCGTGGAGCAACCGCACCGCGCACATCATCTTCATGAACGTGAGCGTCGAGGGCGACATTGTCTGTCGCGATTACACCTCCCGCCTGGCCTTGATCGCCCAGGAGGCGGTGCGTCACGGCCAGTTGGCGAATATTACGGGCCACAAGCACTTCAGCGCCCCGCTCACCGTGCAGACGCTGCTCAGCCAACAGCTGAACGGCGTGCCTGTGGCGGAGCTGATGCTCAAGTCTCAGTCCGTGCAGAACTTCACCGGAGCCAAGAGATTCCAGCGTTTGGTCATTGGCCAGGACATGGAGATTCGCAGGAACCTGAATGTCAGTCGCCTCAATGGCCTGGCACTCGCCCAGTTGCTGGGCCACGCCCTCAGCCTGCAGCGGCTCGAGCTGGAGCCAGTGCAGCTGCAGAGCCTCCACTTCCGACGCCTCAACGGCCTGGCCTTTGACGAGCTGCTGGGCAAACTGTCGGCGGGCAGCgaggctgggactgggccgcagctgctgctccacaagCAGCTCCTCATCGAGGGGAATGTCCGCTTCGAGCGGGGACTCCAGCTGCGGGAGGTGAATGGCATCCAGTGGGAGGATTATCTCTCCCGTTTGGTACGTCCCGATGCCAACGCCGTGCTGGCTGGCCGCAAGACCTTCCTGGCACCCGTTCAACTGACCGACGCCCTGCAGTCGCCGCACATCAATGGCCTGGACGTGAGCAGCCAGCTGGACAACACGCTGCTCCGGACCACGCCGCAGGCCATCACGGGAGCCTACAGCTTCCGGCGAATGAGGGCCAGCCACGTGGATGTGCCCCTGCTGAATGGTGTGCCCGCCCAGCTCTTTGTGGACAcgcggcaggaggagctgctgctgcggggagATCTCACTGTGGCCCTGCTAAGTGTCAATGGGAGTCTCGGGTGCCCCAAGGATGTGGCGGGAGGACTGCACGAACTGGACACTAGACTGGCGGCACTCTGGCAGCAGCCGTGGCGCCGTGTGGTGGTAACAGGCGATGccctctggcagcagcaggagcaggagcaggatggACATCTCAGCTATCTGCGGCAGCATGCAGTGAGGCGGGAGGGCAACCAGACGATTGCCGGAACcgtgctgctgcggcaaccCCGCCTGGCGAGGCTGCACAcgaggcaggagcagccgctgctggcggAGCTCAACTTCACCCGCCTGGCGGCCGATGCCCTGCTCCGATGGACGGCCAGCAACGAGAGTCAGCTGGTGAAGgcgccgcagctgctgctgggtgccgTCTGGGCGAAGAGCTTGGACCTGGCAGGCGATGGACACTTTGGGCGGCTGAACGGAATCGATTTGGAGCGCCTGAACGCCTCCCTCTACCGCCTGTCCCAAGGTGGAGCCATACGCGCGGAGCTGCGCTTCGCCACGCCACCGCGGCTGGGCAGACTGGCGCTGGGGCAGCACGGCCTGGTCAACGGTGCGCCTGTCGCGGGCATCTTTGTGCAGGGCGGCGACAAGCCCTGGCCCCGGGCCAGCTTCAGGCAGCTGCGTGTGGAGCAGGACCTGCGGCTGGGCAGCGTCAATGAGATGAGCTTGGACTACTTTTTCGAGCACCGCGTGCCGCTGCGCGGCCCCACCATGGAGGTGTTTGGTGGCCTGAGCTTCGAGCGGCTGATCCTCGAGGGCCGGCCGCTGCTGCGTTCGATCAACGGCATTGGGCTGGAGGATGTCGTCTATCGGCACAGCCCGCGGCTGCAGTCGTTTGGCGGCAGCAAGACCTTTGCGGGCGGCGTGGAGTTCGCGGGACCCGCGCATGTGATGAGCCTCAATGGCAGGGATCTCAGCGAGAGCTATCGGCAGAGCATCTTCAAGGATCGCGACTACAACATTGACAGCCTGTGGCTGGATGAGGCGCACTTTCCGGCCGGACTCGTCTATGTGGACGAGAGGCCGCCGCCCGCTCCTTCCGCGGATTATCTGCTACGTGAAGCCGCTGGCGAGCGAGACCTCGAGGCACCACTGGACGCGCTGGAGGATCTGCTGGAAAAGAGCAAGGGAAAGCGGCGACGGCTACTCTACCTGGACTACGACCAGCAGCCCTTCAAGGCGAGCTGGTCGCAggcggcagcaccagccaaTGAATCCTTTGACCTTCAGGGCAGCCTCAGCCTCGGGCAGCAGTCGGCCGACATCTGCCAGAGCCGCCAGCTGAGAgcccagctgcagttgcagccagCGAGGATCCGCCTGAGCAACGTCAGCCTGTCCCGAGAGCTGCTCCGTCTCGACGCTGGGGATGTGCGCGTCAAGGTGCAGAATCACTGCCAGCGACCGGTGAAGCGGCTCCGCAGCACCATCAAAATCGAGTGCAGGAACGAGTCGTTTGCCTTGGGCATGCGCCAGCCCGTGGAGCAACTGGAGATGCTCGATGAGGGCAGATTGATTCTGCTGGGCAGTGGCATCGAAGTGCGCATTCTGCGGCTGAGCACGAGCAACTGCAGCCTCACCGACTGGCAGTCCCTGGACTCGGTGGATGGCCGCCTGATGAAGGTCGTACGCGCGGGgaaagccaagcagcagcagctgctgctggccagtggAGTGCACAGCCATCGTCCGGCACTCTCCATACACGTGAGGGATCCAGTCAGTGAGCGTTTCCTGCTCGCGCAACTCATCGGCGGGGACTACGATCTGGCGGAGTTCCAGGAGGACCAGCTAATGCTCAGCTGTCGCGGATGTCGCCACATAGCCATCTTcgtgcaggaggaggacggTGCGCGCTttgtgccgctgcagcagttgcGCTTCCAGGAGCCCATCCAGCAGATGATTCCGCTGAGCGTGGCCGGGGAGCGGTATCTGCTGGTGCTCACACAGCCAGAGGCGAAGCCCTTCTACTTGTTCGGCTATGGCCAGGTGGGCGGCTGGCTGCAGCACTCCTACGGCCACAAGGCAGACGGCCAGCAGTGGGCCCTGCCGCTGGTGCACTCTGGCGAggaattgcagcagcaggaggcgccTCTAGTGCTGCTTTGTGGAGCGGCAGGGGAGTGCACACTGGTCAGAGCTTTGCTGGattagttgttgtttgtttatcttgtttatttgttaattattatgTTATGTTCTGTACAGATTCCTACGAGCACTACGAGATTATCACATTCCCCACGTTCATCCATGTCTAAGTTCTAGGCAGAATAAATGTTGAAGCCCAGAGCTAAGCCATCAGCGACTTGCGGCTCACCGTCAGCACATAGACCGTGAAGGCAAGCACGAGCAGCACGCCCCAGAAGGAGCTGTTCTGATTGGAGCCATCGCCTATTTGTGTCAGGATCCACTCCACATGGCTGGCCACATCCACAAAGCcagcaccatcagcatcagcatcggcatcggcactGCGCAGGCCCAGCAATTGATTGCGCTCCGTGAGCGTGGCACCCGCATCCATGTAGAGCTGACCCAAGGCCTCCGCTTGCACGCAGAttctctgctgtggctgtggctgtggctgtgcctgctggCAGGACATCTGTGTGGCGTTCAGTGTGAGGAGATCGTGCAGCTCGC containing:
- the LOC117893728 gene encoding uncharacterized protein LOC117893728; its protein translation is MFAPGVCLVFVSVFLVFPVNGAAPPLSVNVHGDTAGAGASSLLPSACRGTVNGSVEIRLPFMDMELRHEHPLYLLREPIEDVLLVLHGHELFQLHVASGDKRLVRLGELAGRVRSMPAASLGAEVVAWRQFLLLAIVLPETLEVYQLPKEQLMADGTQLSFEPIQEFSLSQGFQQMHLLRHPAPEKVLLLLASNYTKSQGRIQTFEWLDTYFNPVEDLVLPAIRTLQLVGQQPLYILTGRSLRGSHSKLVLTVFELDSATMRLRTRQTLTTQARHVLAFRFRERNCFIACTSNATASAGVASPACLFFRMVEGQFVVYRKHVQRDLYFSRLAVAQQGRLLIGARSNGEVLVFNSPRLDCYNGFVMRGDGNVQPSGLLSHHNALNESFLLLAYRRSSSDLVRMVQLGGDPQLQQPQQQGQERQATSNQVGGEDLSVVQLHRHEFEDTLSSLRGLLLRRKASMEELSRWQKLLQHHSSIHMQKPFHLMAKGRIQRLQLQGSHLLSPTQLKQRLEELRARFVAIPIRHSRSRVPRSFGAGNASDAIELLKVKRLKVKNLLYQGQLLAGHTLDASLLTIREPLRTKALHTEQLLTPQDYQNGQQTVAPSSGTQSPKADVWVRHLLVDRINGVSWFEFYDSLFLRSRDDRLEGRVIFQSRSRVVNLQATLLNGLVVAQLFNLRRHQVISSNLVMSAFYVSRLEAGRVNGLDFARDIVFRGGNTTWIKTPVRINQMSVSGDILVGKQPRDSSRQMQSDSHRLQQYYTGRVTIKGSLTLNNVKRDTPRSRLQLATGQSLLKKDLHSHYLLAHGAQNVSQLRFGNAKVTTPSLATSRIQGHPVAEHLLTRGSQRGEAWSNRTAHIIFMNVSVEGDIVCRDYTSRLALIAQEAVRHGQLANITGHKHFSAPLTVQTLLSQQLNGVPVAELMLKSQSVQNFTGAKRFQRLVIGQDMEIRRNLNVSRLNGLALAQLLGHALSLQRLELEPVQLQSLHFRRLNGLAFDELLGKLSAGSEAGTGPQLLLHKQLLIEGNVRFERGLQLREVNGIQWEDYLSRLVRPDANAVLAGRKTFLAPVQLTDALQSPHINGLDVSSQLDNTLLRTTPQAITGAYSFRRMRASHVDVPLLNGVPAQLFVDTRQEELLLRGDLTVALLSVNGSLGCPKDVAGGLHELDTRLAALWQQPWRRVVVTGDALWQQQEQEQDGHLSYLRQHAVRREGNQTIAGTVLLRQPRLARLHTRQEQPLLAELNFTRLAADALLRWTASNESQLVKAPQLLLGAVWAKSLDLAGDGHFGRLNGIDLERLNASLYRLSQGGAIRAELRFATPPRLGRLALGQHGLVNGAPVAGIFVQGGDKPWPRASFRQLRVEQDLRLGSVNEMSLDYFFEHRVPLRGPTMEVFGGLSFERLILEGRPLLRSINGIGLEDVVYRHSPRLQSFGGSKTFAGGVEFAGPAHVMSLNGRDLSESYRQSIFKDRDYNIDSLWLDEAHFPAGLVYVDERPPPAPSADYLLREAAGERDLEAPLDALEDLLEKSKGKRRRLLYLDYDQQPFKASWSQAAAPANESFDLQGSLSLGQQSADICQSRQLRAQLQLQPARIRLSNVSLSRELLRLDAGDVRVKVQNHCQRPVKRLRSTIKIECRNESFALGMRQPVEQLEMLDEGRLILLGSGIEVRILRLSTSNCSLTDWQSLDSVDGRLMKVVRAGKAKQQQLLLASGVHSHRPALSIHVRDPVSERFLLAQLIGGDYDLAEFQEDQLMLSCRGCRHIAIFVQEEDGARFVPLQQLRFQEPIQQMIPLSVAGERYLLVLTQPEAKPFYLFGYGQVGGWLQHSYGHKADGQQWALPLVHSGEELQQQEAPLVLLCGAAGECTLVRALLD